A DNA window from Aspergillus nidulans FGSC A4 chromosome I contains the following coding sequences:
- a CDS encoding uncharacterized protein (transcript_id=CADANIAT00007775) — protein sequence MNRHMLEKVNRHTTKLFQVTENRPQLELLVIDKVNQGLGKWTLESRPRVIINSETELEKLARAETSSEGTYIYTIRRERSWMPLDISRSLFDLLLKLHNVFPEIWKVILTFGWKRFENEYSFPTLQVCESRSESADTQVTYVLRRAEVNGRGPLECPWSFRQTGVYQKFVFGRGKAKGPASMLLLLTPSREAENEFLQSLAGKTSDNADIGTLAFSAHECLVAESLAGWVDYMCWLEEQLKMKSARIMAIPLNVTQESRPLNFNAEDRQSLKRIEFQITDMLVILHTKVGTIRQIKRLSVLAGEWQIGWKISRWRLKTTKNGPKLYRAEYSLSKILWLTSLYQMRTVQDATAVKLLILIGLIFLPTTMVERVGTSRSPTPFCRSHQAATEEAAQKAQSQSRGGYCDRLQHRGFCDELSMTMTATYLAAGLVGAEHKGGLGEGSFFLFSLTYSYFSHLSPNTVRKALITLGS from the exons ATGAATCGCCATATGCTGGAAAAGGTGAATCGGCATACGACGAAGTTGTTTCAAGTCACGGAGAATCGTCcccagcttgagcttctggtCATCGATAAAGTCAACCAAGGTTTAGGCAAATGGACCCTCGAATCTAGGCCGCGGGTGATAATCAACAGTGAAactgagcttgagaagctggCCAGGGCC GAAACTTCCAGCGAGGGGACGTATATCTACACCATTCGGCGTGAACGCTCTTGGATGCCGCTGGATATCTCCCGCTCCCTCTTTGACCTGCTGTTGAAGCTTCACAATGTGTTTCCAGAGATATGGAAGGTCATCCTTACGTTTGGCTGGAAGCGGTTCGAGAACGAATATAGCTTTCCGACACTTCAAGTGTGCGAGTCGAGATCAGAGTCAGCTGATACTCAGG TGACTTACGTTCTACGACGAGCGGAGGTGAACGGCAGAGGTCCATTAGAGTGTCCCTGGTCCTTTCGTCAAACAGGGGTTTACCAGAAGTTCGTATTTGGGCGTGGGAAGGCAAAAGGCCCTGCGTCAATGCTCTTGCTCCTGACTCCATCGCGTGAAGCTGAGAATGAGTTCTTGCAAAGCCTCGCCGGGAAGACGTCCGACAATGCCGATATTGGGACATTGGCCTTCTCGGCCCATGAGTGTCTAGTGGCTGAGAGCCTTGCTGGTTGGGTAGACTATATGTGCTGGCTGGAAGAGCagctgaagatgaag TCGGCCCGCATTATGGCGATACCGTTAAATGTCACACAAGAAAGCAGGCCTCTTAATTTCAACGCGGAAGATAGACAGAGCCTGAAGCGAATCGAGTTCCAGATCACCGACATGCTTGTAATTCTTCATACCAAGGTCGGAACAATACGCCAAATAAAGAGA TTAAGTGTTCTTGCAGGAGAGTGGCAGATAGGTTGGAAGATCTCGCGCTGGAGGCTCAAAACTACCAAGAACGGGCCAAAGCTCTACAGAGCCGAGTACAGTCTGTCCAAAATCTT GTGGCTGACTAGTCTGTATCAGATGCGCACTGTTCAGGACGCCACAGCGGTAAAGCTCCTGATTCTGATTGGGCTGATTTTCCTGCCTACTACTATGGTAGAG AGGGTGGGGACCTCCAGATCTCCAA CTCCCTTCTGCCGGTCTCACCAAGCAGCGACTGAGGAGGCTGCTCAGAAGGCGCAGTCCCAAAGCAGAGGAGGCTACTGCGATCGC CTGCAACACCGCGGCTTTTGCGACGAACTGTCGATGACTATGACTGCGACATATTTGGCGGCGGGACTTGTTGGGGCAGAGCACAAGGGTGGCTTAGGAGAAGGGTCTTTTTTCTTATTCTCGTTGACTTATTCTTACTTCTCCCATCTCTCCCCTAATACAGTACGTAAGGCTCTCATTACTCTTGGCTCTTAA
- a CDS encoding putative choline transport protein (transcript_id=CADANIAT00007772), which yields MSSAKDQVQVDQVRLEAALGHKQELVRGFGLFSLTSLGIIIAKHVTYLNVVNNSSWAATGGTIVTALYNGGPMAVLYGLIVVSIFYAFISASLSELASAIPSAGGVYHWSSVVAGRYGRAAGFFTGYLNACAWLLSAASMSSILGNEAVAMYLLRNPDVEWHSWQPFIVFQIVLWMCCGIVCCGNRFLPLLNRIALISSMGGLFITIIVLAAMPRGRWASNQQVWRTYYNETGGWSDGICFLSGLLNAAFAVGTPDCISHLSEEGWHPVPQPERKVPQGIMLQLLTAFSTAFIYLIALFYSINDIDAVFNSALNFPTAEIYLQATGSTAGAVGLVALMFLATFPTLIGTLTTGGRMWWSLARDNATPFAPFLAKVHPTLDAPVNATVAMTTMVTCLGCIYGGSTTAFQALISSFIVLSTLSYAGAILPHLLSGRGRVIFGPFRMTRSWGFIVNVLAVVYIAVTVVFFCFPFTLPVTVQNMNYTSVITVGLMTIVLAWWTVRGMREYQGPVYSIEAAEKIAHEETERVAEEVGVLGEGVGTRE from the exons ATGAGCTCAGCAAAGGATCAGGTCCAGGTTGACCAGGTCCGTCTGGAGGCAGCCCTAGGGCACAAGCAAGAGCTGGTACGGGGATTTGGCCTGTTCAGTCTGACGAGTCTAGGGATTATTATTGCCAA ACACGTCACCTATCTAAATGTCGTCAATAACAGCTCGTGGGCCGCAACCGGAGGCACAATCGTTACTGCGCTGTACAATGGCGGCCCAATGGCCGTACTCTACGGCCTCATCGTGGTCAGCATCTTCTATGCCTTCATCTCAGCCTCGCTATCAGAGCTCGCCTCAGCCATCCCCTCGGCAGGCGGCGTCTATCATTGGTCCTCGGTCGTCGCAGGCCGGTACGGCCGCGCGGCGGGCTTCTTCACAGGGTACCTGAATGCCTGCGCATGGCTACTCAGCGCGGCATCGATGAGTTCGATTCTAGGCAACGAAGCAGTAGCCATGTATCTACTGCGTAACCCCGACGTAGAATGGCACAGCTGGCAGCCGttcatcgtcttccagaTTGTACTCTGGATGTGCTGCGGAATTGTCTGCTGCGGGAATAGGTTCCTCCCGCTGTTGAATCGAATTGCGCTCATTTCGTCGATGGGTGGCTTGTTCATTACGATTATTGTTCTCGCTGCTATGCCGCGTGGTCGGTGGGCCAGTAACCAGCAGGTGTGGAGGACTTATTATAATGAAACGGGGGGGTGGTCTGACGGCATTTGTTTCCTGAGTGGCCTGCTCAATGCGGCTTTTGCTGTTGGGACGCCAGACTGTATTAGCCATCTATCTGAAGAGG GGTGGCATCCAGTGCCGCAGCCCGAACGGAAAGTCCCGCAAGGAATAATGCTCCAACTCCTCACAGCATTCAGCACAGCATTCATCTATCTTATCGCTCTTTTTTACAGCATAAATGACATcgacgccgtcttcaacAGCGCACTCAACTTCCCCACCGCCGAAATCTACCTGCAAGCGACAGGCTCCACCGCCGGCGCAGTCGGCCTCGTCGCACTAATGTTCCTCGCAACCTTTCCAACCCTAATCGGCACCCTCACGACAGGCGGCCGCATGTGGTGGTCCCTCGCACGTGACAACGCTACCCCCTTTGCGCCGTTCCTTGCAAAGGTCCATCCTACCCTTGATGCACCCGTTAACGCAACTGTCGCGATGACAACCATGGTGACGTGCCTAGGGTGCATCTATGGAGGAAGCACGACGGCTTTTCAGGCATTGATCAGCTCCTTCATCGTACTCAGCACGCTTTCGTACGCCGGCGCGATTCTCCCCCACCTGCTAAGCGGTCGAGGCCGCGTCATTTTCGGGCCCTTCCGCATGACCCGAAGCTGGGGATTCATTGTGAACGTGCTCGCGGTGGTGTATATCGCTGTGACGGTggtgttcttctgcttcccgTTTACGTTGCCCGTGACGGTGCAGAATATGAATTATACTAGTGTCATTACCGTAGGTTTAATGACGATTGTGCTGGCTTGGTGGACTGTGCGGGGGATGAGAGAGTATCAGGGCCCGGTGTATAGTATCGAAGCTGCGGAAAAGATTGCTCAtgaagagacggagaggGTTGCCGAGGAGGTTGGGGTCTTGGGCGAGGGGGTTGGGACGAGGGAATAA
- a CDS encoding protein kinase family protein (transcript_id=CADANIAT00007776) — MKLRKALQRGLLPLTRFFRRLSNYVFRDRRRDRLGLPDTQAATTPLNASDLPPPNDDGRNSDFIQENNDSPGALKRLQQGLKDSRIYTSDRGGRFIPMPIMQRLVADNIKGILMEKNILDVEYISWYAENILQTAAKLSAILAYINSDKEKYIIQLLREKIGDDHLPFRQKSGLRRSGVYLVTRQGTMIEALKGWDSKSFENFENKQYRFLSPVFRRGEHYDLDDMHVLPFTKKDTASSSKTVTAGGYGEVFQAHIHPDHHKLGDKSGEESLAIAVKRMSNYEHFISERTVYRDLGPSNHPHLIDLLFTYRHDGRYQLVFPWANSSLKEYWENNPCPADALSTSTLKWSLSQMIGLASGLTHFHEFTNRFTGETRFGRHGDIKAANILYFQPSEGDAILKIADLGLASIRSRNSRSNVDPRSIKFSPTYAPPDVERGCHISRKFDIWSLGCLFLEFVTYLVLGGNAINEFSEERQEITTEFPELAADFFYSKNKNLVKPCVFSWVDRLKKNSRCSHMLSDILDLVMAEMIIIEPGNRSSSLDICKKLRELMSQVEEDEGYLLKPPPNPGTTSAQTAADQPNRNALPTETIVLQTRRARGVSTRSKRHSWAHYMQGRRQTN; from the exons ATGAAGCTTCGCAAGGCCTTGCAGAGGGGCCTTTTGCCCTTGACCCGTTTCTTCCGGAGACTTTCTAACTATGTGTTCCGAGATCGTCGCCGTGATCGCCTTGGTCTGCCTGATACTCAAGCTGCTACCACTCCACTTAACGCCAGTGACCTTCCGCCGCCAAATGATGATGGAAGAAATTCTGATTTCATTCAGGAGAACAACGACTCTCCCGGGGCCTTGAAGAGGCTTCAGCAGGGCCTCAAGGATTCGCGAATTTATACCAGCGACAGAGGGGGACGATTTATTCCAATGCCTATCATGCAACGCCTGGTCGCCGACAACATCAAGGGCATATTAATGGAAAAGAATATCTTAGATGTAGAGTATATATCGTGGTATGCTGAGAACATCTTGCAGACTGCCGCGAAACTCTCTGCAATACTTGCATATATCAACTCCGACAAGGAAAAGTACATCATTCAGCTTCTGAGGGAGAAGATAGGAGACGATCACCTGCCCTTCAGACAGAAGTCCGGACTGCGAAGGTCTGGAGTTTATCTCGTCACCAGGCAGGGTACCATGATCGAGGCGTTGAAGGGCTGGGACAGCAAGTCTTTTGAAAATTTCGAGAACAAGCAGTACCGGTTCTTGAGCCCTGTCTTCCGGAGGGGTGAGCACTATGATTTGGACGATATGCATGTTCTTCCTTTTACAAAGAAGGATACAGCCTCATCCTCGAAAACTGTTACGGCGGGTGGATATGGAGAAGTCTTCCAGGCACATATTCATCCGGACCACCATAAGCTAGGCGATAAGTCTGGCGAAGAG TCCCTAGCAATCGCAGTCAAGCGGATGAGCAATTATGAGCACTTCATATCTGAGCGAACGGTATATCGCGACCTTGGTCCATCGAACCATCCCCACCTTATCGACCTTCTTTTCACCTACCGGCATGACGGCAGATACCAACTGGTGTTCCCGTGGGCCAATAGTAGTTTGAAGGAATACTGGGAGAACAATCCTTGTCCTGCAGATGCACTTAGCACCTCCACCCTCAAGTGGTCTCTAAGCCAAATGATCGGACTGGCAAGTGGTTTGACTCATTTCCACGAATTCACAAATCGTTTTACGGGCGAGACCCGCTTCGGGCGTCACGGTGATATTAAAGCTGCAAATATTCTTTACTTCCAGCCGTCCGAGGGTGACGCTATTCTAAAAATAGCAGACCTAGGGCTGGCCAGCATTCGCAGCAGGAATTCTAGATCTAATGTTGACCCCAGAAGCATCAAGTTTTCACCAACATATGCACCCCCCGACGTCGAGCGCGGATGCCATATCTCCCGGAAATTTGATATCTGGAGTCTTGGCTGCCTGTTCTTGGAATTTGTCACCTACCTGGTGCTCGGAGGCAACGCTATCAATGAATTTTCCGAAGAGAGACAAGAGATCACTACAGAGTTTCCTGAGCTTGCTGCCGATTTCTTCTACTCCAAGAATAAGAACTTGGTGAAACCATGTGTTTTTTCATGGGTTGATCGACTGAAGAAAAACTCACGCTGCTCTCATATGTTGTCCGACATTCTAGATCTGGTCATGGCTGAGATGATTATCATCGAGCCCGGAAATCGAAGCTCGTCCCTTGATATTTGCAAGAAACTCCGAGAACTCATGAGTCaagttgaagaagacgaaggataTCTTCTTAAGCCGCCACCCAACCCTGGTACTACCAGTGCACAAACTGCAGCAGACCAGCCCAATCGCAATGCTTTACCCACTGAAACCATCGTCCTGCAGACACGCAGAGCTCGAGGGGTTTCTACTCGCTCGAAAAGACACAGTTGGGCCCATTATATGCAAGGCCGTCGACAAACTAACTAA
- a CDS encoding uncharacterized protein (transcript_id=CADANIAT00007773), whose amino-acid sequence MYYYLPTLPISLFRLTNRAARLLRLANLSRILLHGNGCSARGEVGMRRADVVYNSCAISVLFVIMILLQFSEMGGETGSRFWVASFAAYADQDGGGCGGDDLKFRIVWKIFNTAFIPVIYLFFAEISNRTLEDLNAYYQPDPTLLAIRNTDAISVKQPLKYIQHEDEEMRKNAKAGGANIREERFAVGRTCGVSRSTERRDSAFP is encoded by the exons ATGTATTACTACCTGCCGACGTTACCAATAAGTCTATTCCGGCTAACGAACCGCGCCGCTAGACTGCTCAGGCTTGCAAATCTGTCTCGTATTTTGCTTCACGGCAATGGCTGCTCCGCTCGTGGAGAAGTGGGGATGCGGCGGGCTGATGTTGTCTACAACAGCTGCGCAATTTCTGTGCTTTTCGTTATCATGATACTGCTGCAGTTTTCGGAGATGGGTGGCGAGACAGGGTCCAGGTTTTGGGTTGCTTCA TTCGCTGCCTATGCGGACCAAGACGGCGGCGGTTGCGGTGGCGACGATTTG AAATTCAGGATTGTGTGGAAAATCTTCAACACCGCGTTTATTCCGGTTATATACCTCTTCTTTGCAGAAATAT CAAACCGGACTCTGGAAGACCTCAATGCATACTACCAGCCTGACCCGACTCTCCTCGCAATCAGAAATACTGATGCCATCTCTGTTAAGCAACCCTTAAAATATATCCAGcatgaagacgaggagatgCGAAAGAACGCCAAGGCCGGAGGTGCAAATATTCGGGAAGAACGATTCGCAGTTGGTAGAACATGTGGAGTAAGCAGATCGACAGAAAGGCGAGACAGTGCATTTCCATGA
- a CDS encoding uncharacterized protein (transcript_id=CADANIAT00007774): MTLYEGESGSYFLKSKSPIVHPVPFHRPGSLEAPMEQLQSVRPLRAINYFGDCSNLYGHCMVVYQVS; encoded by the exons ATGACTCTATACGAAGGCGAATCGGGTTCTTACTTCCTTAAATCTAAATCACCAATA GTCCATCCCGTCCCCTTCCACCGCCCCGGATCCCTGGAAGCTCCCATGGAACAGTTGCAGAGCGTCCGTCCGCTCAGAGCAATCAACTACTTTGGAGACTGCAGCAACTTATATGGACACTGTATGGTCGTCTACCAAGTGTCTTGA
- a CDS encoding uncharacterized protein (transcript_id=CADANIAT00007771) translates to MLKGPGKTYTLCKSSIFHSELWLLSNISVTSKGVSGGVLGLEIAIIAIAHHHESQGDCYIRALTSFKPKLNQENGAIKALPLHWNWSHCSNILTRVYLPSGRVSAAYGMYSVLQKWGLGPGGQNVLASYSDELNLTEETVPKYSQWRFP, encoded by the exons AtgctcaagggcccaggcaagACGTACACGCTTT GTAAATCCAGTATCTT TCATTCagagctttggctgctttcaaatatctcagtcacctccaaGGGTGTCTCTGGAGGAGTGCTAGGCCTAGAAATAGCCATAATAGCGATAGCTCACCACCATGAATCTCAGGGGGATTGCTATATTAGAGCTCTTACTAGCTTCAAACCTAAGCTTAACCAGGAAAACGGTGCTATCAAGGCTTTACCGCTTCATTGGAATTGGTCCCACTGTTCTAACATTCTCACTAGGGTGTACCTACCGAGTGGACGCGTTTCTGCCGCCTACGGCATGTATTCTGTTCTACAAA AGTGGGGACTGGGACCTGGAGGCCAGAATGTACTGGCGTCCTACTCGGACGAGCTCAATCTCACCGAGGAAACTGTGCCAAAATATTCTCAGTGGCGATTCCCTTGA